Proteins encoded in a region of the Drosophila sechellia strain sech25 chromosome 2L, ASM438219v1, whole genome shotgun sequence genome:
- the LOC116803627 gene encoding putative uncharacterized protein DDB_G0283223, with protein MSCVTKESPPTSNSNGKSNSNSNSSYNNNSNSKSGSCHTQATTTTVRDRNGVEITWRATSGNCGLMNIPQ; from the coding sequence ATGTCATGTGTAACTAAGGAGTCGCCACCAACCAGCAATAGCAATGGCAAaagcaatagcaatagcaatagcagctacaacaataacagcaacagcaaaagtgGTTCCTGCCACAcacaagcaacaacaacaacggtaAGAGACCGGAATGGAGTCGAAATCACCTGGAGAGCAACAAGCGGAAACTGCGGTCTGATGAATATCCCGCAGTGA
- the LOC6614470 gene encoding uncharacterized protein LOC6614470, with protein sequence MAGSPGVKDKLNLIVGGDICEVYRDGFNCGSFGFWCGLVGLAVFLIFLAYFHINRERIDPTP encoded by the coding sequence ATGGCTGGATCACCTGGCGTCAAGGATAAACTGAATCTGATTGTTGGCGGGGACATTTGCGAGGTATACCGGGATGGCTTCAATTGCGGATCCTTTGGCTTCTGGTGCGGACTCGTCGGATTGGCCGTTTTCCTAATTTTTCTCGCCTACTTTCATATAAATCGGGAGCGAATAGATCCGACGCCGTAA